DNA sequence from the Streptomyces cinnabarinus genome:
ACGGCGGGGCTCGTCCAGCCGCGGTCGGGCCCTTCGATGACCGCCCACAGCACGCTCGCCACGGCCGCGACGGACAGCAGCGCCCCGGCCGGGTCCAGCCGCCCGCTTTCGGGCGCACGGGAGTTGGGCACCAGCAGTGCGGCGGCGACCAGGCCCGCGATGCCTATGGGGAGGTTGATCAGGAACACCGATCCCCACCAGTAGTGACTCAGCATCCAGCCGCCGACCATCGGCCCGATCACCGTCCCGATACCGACGGCCGCCGACCAGATGCCGATCGCCTTGGTTCGCTCGGCACCGCGCGGGAAGACGTTGCCGATGACGGCGAGCGTGGCAGGCATGATCAGTGCCTCTCCGACACCCATCGCACCCCGTGCGAGCACCAAGGTGGCGACGGATCCGGCGTACGCGGCGACGACGGACGCCACCGTGAACAGCGCCAGCCCAGCCATGAAGATCCACTTGCGGCCGAGCCGGTCCGCCAGGCTGCCGCAGAACAGCACCAGGCTGCCGGACATCAGCGCGTAGCTGTCGACGATCCACTGCAACTCGCTGGTGGAGGCGCCGAGTTCACCGACGAGGGTGGGCAGGGCCACGTTCAGCACGGTGGTGTCGAGCCCGACGACCAGCATGCTCACGCACACCACGGCGAGGGTGAGCCCGCGCCGGACCGGTGGGTCGCCCGTCTCCGGTGAAGCGGTCGGCTGATGAGTCACAGATGGCACGACGTCCCCTTTCACGCGCACGGCCCCACTCGGCCGGCGCTCCCATCTGAACCGTACCGTTCAGTTCACATGAACTCAACAGTACAGTTCACCTGAGTGCTAGGGTCGAGGTCATGAGCGTGGACAGCGTCAAGCAGCCCCCCAGCGGACCTCGCGCCGAGCTCAAGCGACAGGCCATCGTCCGGGCCGCCCGCGAGCTGTTCCTGCGCGAGGGCTTCGGCGTCGGCATGGACGCCATCGCCGCCGCGGCAGGCGTGTCGAAGGTGACCGTCTACAACCACTTCGGCAGCAAGGAAGCCCTGTTCACGGCGGTCATCACAGGCGCGCTCGACGAACCGCTCGCCGGAGAGTCCGCGGCAGCGCTGGAGGGCCTGGCCGACGCCGAGGACCTGCGCACCGCCCTCGTCGAGGCGGCCCGCACCTGGGTCCACGCCGTCCGCACCAACCACGAGGTCACCGCCCTGCGCAACCTCGTCGCCGCCGAGATCCACCGCTTCCCCGAACTGGGCGAGGCCTGGAGACACCACGGCACGGAGAACCACCACCCCGCGGTCGCGGGCGCCCTGCGCACCCTCACCGAGCAGGGCCGCCTGGAGATCCTCGACCTCCAAGTGGCGATCATCCAGTTCTACGGTCTTCTCGTCTTCCCCCACATCGTCTTCAGCTCCTACGGCACCCACATCGACGAGGACCTGACGGACCGTCTCATCACCAGCGGCGTCGACATGTTCCTGGACCACTACGGCCCACGGAGCGCATAGCACCGCCCAGCAGGGGCGGGGCACTGCGCAGTGCCCCGCCCCTGGGCCGAAGGCCGGTGGGTCAGGCGGTCGCGGCCAGCGGCTCGGCGGCGGGCGGTGCCGCCAGTCGGCCGGTGCGGTGCAGGCCGTACAGCGCCGCCGCGCAGGTCAGTCCCAGCGCGGTCAGCGTGATCCACGGCAGGGCGGGCACCCCGGCCGCGCGGGCGGCGTCAAGCGAGGCGCCCGTGCCGAGGTTCCCGACAGTGATGCCGATGCCGCAGATCGTGTTGTAGAGCCCGTAGTGCGTGGCGACGAGCCGGCCACCGGAGAGGCGGACGATGGTGTCCATCTCGAACGGGTAGGCGATCATCGTGCCCAGGGCCAGCAGCAGCGCGGCCAGCGCCGGCGGCACCGCCGCCGGCAGCCACAACCCGATCCCGGCCTCCGGCACGGGTACGGCCGTGGCGAGCAGCAGCGGAACGAAGGCCAGCCCCATCGCCGCCAGCCCACGCACCAACGCCTGCCCGGGCTCGTACCGCGCCTTGCACCACGCCGTCACCCGTGTCTGACCGAGGATGGTGCTCAGCCCGGACACGGCGAACAGCGCCGCGACCGCCGCAGTGCCGAACTCCCCGTCGCCACCCAGCCGTCGGACCTCCAGCGGCAGCGCCAGGTACACCTGGAAGGACAGCACGTACGACCCGATCATCGCGACGGAGAGCAGCAGGAACGACCGGTTGGCGAGGATGCCCCGCCACTGGGCGAGCACACCCGCCCTGCCGTCGCTCCCCTTCCGCTGGTCTTCCTCGGCCCGCCGGGCGGGCAGCGCGCGGATCTGTACGACGCTCAGCAGCGCGAAGATCCCCGCCGCCACCAGGCAGGTGACGCGGAAGTCCACCCCGGTCAGCACCATGCCCACCAGTGGGCCCAGCAGGATTCCCGCCTGGTAGAACACATTGAACAAGGCGAAGGCCTCGACCCTGCGCTCCCCCGAGTCGGCCGCGAGGTACGCCCTGACGGCCGGGTTGAACAGCGCCCCGGCCAGCCCGGTGGCCGCGGACGCGGCCAGCAGCGCGGGCAGCGAGTCCACCAGTCCGAGCGTCGCGAAGCCGAGGGTGCGCAGCACGCACCCGGCGACGATCAGCGGCTTGTAGCCGATCCGGTCGGCGAGCGTTCCGCCGACCAGGAACATGCCCTGCTGACTGAAGTTCCGCACGCCAAGGACGAGTCCGACGATCCAGCCGGCCAGACCGAGCGTCCCGGACAGGTGGGCGGCCAGATAGGGCATCAGCATGTAGAAGCCGAAGTTGATGGTGAACTGGTTCGCCATCAACAGCTGCACACTGCGTTCGTACGACCGGACCTGGCCGAACAGCCCCCTCACCGGCCCTCCTCGGAGGTACCGGACTCGGCAGCCGAGGCTTCGTCGGCGCGTTGCAGAGTGAGGGGATCGACGACGGTGGTGCACCGGGTCCACCGCGTGACCTCCTTCTCGTCCAGGTGGTCGATCAGTTCCGGTTCGGGCGCCGGTGGGGAGTCCAACAGCCCGTGGGCGGCGCAGTAGTCATCGTCATAGACGGTCCCGAGGTAGCGCTGTGGCCCGTCAGGGAAGATCGCGACGATCCGTGCGTCCGCCGGCGTCGTCCGGGCCAGCCACCCGGCCACCAGCGCGACCGCGCCGACGCTCCATCCGCCGGTGGCGTAGTGGGAGGCGGCCAGCCGGCGGCAGGTCCGCACCGCTTCGGCCGGGGCCACCCAGTGCACCTCCGAGAAGTTCTCGTAGGCGACATTGCGGGGGTAGATGCTGGAACCGAGCCCGCGCATCAGGCGGGGACGCGCGGGCTGGCCGAAGATCGTCGAACCGGTCGTGTCCACTCCGACGACGGTCAATTCCGGGTAGAGCTGGCGCAGCACCCTGGACACTCCCGCCGAGTGGCCTCCGGTGCCGACACTGCACACCAGCACGTCGATGTGGCCCATCTCGGCGGCCAGTTCGAGAGCCAGCGGGGTGTAGGCGGCGACGTTGTCGGGGTTGCTGTACTGGTCCGGGCACCAGGAGTCGGGGTGCTGCTCCAGCAGCCGCTGCACACGTTCGCGGCGGGCCTGCTGCCAGCCGCCCGTGGGATGCGGCTCGGAGACGACGTTGACCTGGGCGCCGTACGCGCTCAGCAGCCGGGTCATGGACAACTCCAGCCCCGGATCGGTGACCAGCGTCACCGGGTGGCCGTACACCATCCCGGCCAGCGCCAGCCCCAGACCCAGAGTCCCGCTCGTGGACTCGATGATCCGCCCACCGGGCCGCAGGTCGCCACGTGCCCGGGCCCGCTCCACCATGTGCAGCGCCGGACGGTCCTTGATTCCGCCAGGATTGAAGCCCTCGAGCTTCGCCCAGAAGCCACGCCCCGCCGGAGCCAGCGGCTCCGACACCCGCAGCAGTGGGGTGTTGCCCACCAGTCCGGACAGGGCGGACCGGCCCGGGGCGACCGCGGCCTTGGTCAATGACTGCATGTCTGTGTGTTCACTCTCGCTCGATGAATACCGCGTGCGGGTTCATCTCGCGCCCCATGGCCGTGAAACGGTGCTCAGGCCACGGGCCGCGGCAGCCGCCGATTCGGTCGGCTGCGAGCGGGTGGTCTAGATCCGCCACCGCGACGTTCGCACCAGCGCCACGCGACCGTTGCGTGAGCCGCGACGTCTGCGGCCTTCGCGCCGCGGGAGGGGGTGTCCCAGTGCGAGGGACACGGCAAGGAGGACGACGACGGCCGTCGCGCCGAGCGGAACATCCTCACCCGGCTGCGCGGCCGTACGCACGATGGCTTCCGCCGCGCAGTCCTCGACCTCGTGGGGAGCGTGGGGCCCGTGCGGGTGGTCGACCCCTGCCGTCGCCGAGATTCCGGCGGGCTCGGAGACGGCGGCGTGCGTCTCCTCGGACACGCCGTGCAGGACGGTGCACAGGATGAGCGTCATCACGAAGAGGCCGCGGACCGCCGAGGCGCATCGGCGCCACAGGGGCGAGTCGGATGGGGCGTGCGCGGGCGTACGGGAACAAGTCGGCACAGGTCCTCCGTGCTGCTGCCGTCTCCGGCAAAGTCGGAGCGAGGCGCAGACATGGGTGGGGGCAGAACGGTGCTGGAGGAGTCCGTACTCCTAGACCTGCTGCACGCCCGAGAGGGATCTCGGAGACACGGGAGAGGCCCCGTCCATGGGCCTGCCGGCGGCTGACCCGCGTACGGTTCCGGCGGCGTCGGAACTGGTCGATTCGCGAACCGACGCCGCAGAGCAGGGCGACCCCAGGGCAGAGACCTGCTGAGGCTGTCCGGATGCACAGTGCTCGCCCGGGTGGGACATCCCGTGGCCGCCGTGGTGATCGTCGGTGGCGGCGGCGAAGAGTGGTGCAGGAGCGTCGGTTTCATGCCGCACACCGTCAACCCGCAGGGTGACGGGGGCGGTTGCGCTGGTGGAGAGACCTCCCTGGACGCTGTCCACATGAATGCCGTGCGTCACGAGGAAGCCGGACAACAGCACCACGAAGGCCAGCACGCGCGGCAGCGGACCCACACCTGAGCGGGTCCTGACGATGCGCCAGGGCGACCAAGCCGTAACCATGCCGTGATCCTAACGGCCCATCGGCTCTGATCGACGACGACGTGGCACACGACGCCGGCAACCGGGGCCGGATCAAGGCACGGCCATGTCGACCAGGCGGCGCAGCGCGTCGGCCCGTACGTCCAGGGCGACCTCCCAGAACGCCTCGTCGTAGCCGCCCGCCCGGGTGGTGCGGAGTGTGAAGTTCGGGGTGTCGGCGACGGTGATGAGGTTCCGCTGCACCTTTCCGGGCAGGAACAGGATCTGGTCGGCCTTGAACTCCAGCGGGCCGTGCCCCGCGACGTCGACGCTCAAGGAGTCGCCCCGCCGCAGATGGAAGCGGACCTGGGCGCGGCCGATCTGCTTGCCGGCCTTCTGTGCCGCCCGCGGCATCTTGATCTCGGTCTCCACCAGAATCGCGAGGAATGTCTTGCCGTCCGGGAACTCCCCGACGCTGACGTGGACGAGGTCCACGAACTTGCGGCGGGAACGACGGGGACCGGTGACCGCCAGATCGATGCCGGTGGTGACCGCCCCGAAGCTGGCGGGCGTGACCACGTCCTTGCCGCGCGCGTCGACGAGCCCGACGCCCGGCCGCCGGAAATTCGCCAGCTGCGCCTGCGCCATCAACCGGAGCCCGGGTTGCAGCTCCCGGGAATTGCGCACCAGCACCTCCAGCAGTTCACCGACCAGATGACTGCGCATTCGGCGGAGCTTGGCCCGGCTCGCGCGGGTGTATCCGACGCGGTCGAGCATCGTCACGAACAGGTCGGCCAGTTCACGCACGTTCGATACGCCGAAGTCGGCCGGGCCGAAGGTGTTCTTGCCCTGCTCGCGCAGCACCCGGGTGAAGGCGTCCACGAAAGCGGCGCGGAGCAGGTTGCGGTCCGGCGCGCTGATCGAGGCAACGCGGCCGAGCCTGCGCCATGCCTTCAGCAAGCCCGACATGGTGGGACGCTCGGCCGGGTTCAGGTCGGCGACGGAGTCCCACAACCCTGGGGGGAGCCTGCCCTGCAGTTCCTTCAGCGCCTTGGTCCGCCGCTGCCTGCGGCCCAGCCGAACAGCACCCACGATCAGTTCTCCTCGCCGAGCAGCGTGTCCAGGTCCTGGTAGTAGCCGCGCAGCAGCAGGGCTTCCTTGACGACCGGCCATCGCGCGCCGGCCGCGGTCAGGGCGAGCTCGATCAGCAGTTGCTGGCTCATGCCGGTCAGCAGTCGCTGCCGGTAGGCGCCCAGCTCGCCGAGCCTGCCCAGCCCCTCGATGGAGAACGCGTCGGGGTGGACGAGCTGCTGGTCCTGCAACTCGGCCAGTTGGGAGAGCTGTCCTGCCACTGAGGTGATCGTGTGCATGAGCAGGACGAAGTCGGCCACGGCGACCGCACCACGCAGAGGCACGGCGGCCTCGGGTGCCGGGCTCACGAGCAGGGCCAGGGAGGCCGCGGCGGCCCCTTTGGAGAACGCGGACCAGAACGCCGTCAGGGCATCGTCCTTCAGCCGCCGCTCCGCCAGCACGCGGGCCAGGGTCGTGACATAGCGGCTCCAGACGGTGTAGGCCCAGCTGTCGACCGGTATCCGCTCCTCCTCGACGAGCTGGTGCAGCGTCGGCTCGTGGACGACGGGGAACCAGCCGCCGTCCTTGCCGAGGCGGTCGACCGCCGCGTCGACGACCGCCCGTTCCGGCCCCTCCGCGGGAACTTCGAGCGCACCCGGCCCCGGCCGGTCCAGCTGCACGAGGGAGGTGCCCGGCAGCAGAAGGTTCACTTTGCTGCGGTCCTCGTCGATCTGCCCGGCGAGCGCGTCCAGGCGAGCGTGGAGCTGCCACAGGGCCGCGCCGAGCACGTTCTCCATGTCGTCCCTGGTGAAGCCGGGGGCCAGCGCCTCCAACGCCAGCACACCGAACGGGGAGTGGTCGTTCATGATCTGCACGATGCCGCCGTACAGGGCGGTCGCCGTCTCCTCGAGGCGAGCCGCCTCCGCGTCCTTCACGTCCAACTCGCGGGCGAGCTGCGTCTCGCTGCTGAGCGGGCGTCCTCGGGCGCGGGCGCGCCGCATCATGTCCCGCAGGCGCTGGACATGGGTGCGCATCCCGGCCACGCGCTGCAACTCGGCCTCGTAGCGGACCCGTTGGCCGACGGCCGCGGTGAGCGCGTCGAACAGTGCCTGGGTGGGTGCCTGCTGTCCGAAGGTGAAGGTCTCGATGTCCTCCTCGGCGGTCGCGTCCGCCCCGACCGGGCGCTCCACCGTCCTGACGGTGCGCACGATGCCGTAGTGGGCCCAGGCGTTCTCCAGAGCGCCGGCCGAGACACTCAGACGTGTGGTGATGCGCGCGGCTGCCAGCCGTTCCAGGTCGGCGAGTGTGTCCCTGATCATGCCGCCGAGCAGTGTGCGGGTCTGCTCGTAGAAGCGGGTGGCCGGTGCCCACACCGATGTCGGCGGGATGCTGCCGCGAAACAGCGACCGGACGGCGGTGTCGACGCGCCGGATGCCCTCCCAGCCGTCGTACAGGTAGAGATCGAACAGTTGCTGCCACAGTCCCCCGTCGAGGACGACCAGTTCTCTGCCCTCGCCGTTCGTGACCTCCAGATGGGGGGCGGCGCGGCGGCCGAGCGCGGCCAGGTAGCGCTTCAGCCGTACGTCGTAGGCGGCGCGGGTCCGCTCCATCAGCCTCTGGTCCTCGGGGAACGGGGCCTCCTCGGCTTCGGGGTCCTCGTCGAGGCGTGCGACGGACGCGGCAGGCAGCCGTGGGGTGATGGCCACCCGTACCGGGGTGCGCGGCTCCCCGCTGTCCGGTGCGGTCAAGACCCGTCCCGGTCGCGTTCTTGTCTGGCCTTGCGCTCGGCGGCCAGGTCGGGCAGGGCGGTGTCGCTGTCGTGCAGGTACACCAGCGACGTCGGAATCGTGAACTCCCAGGGCTCGCCCTCGGGTTCGGCCCCGTAGCGATCGTCCTGCCGGCGGCGCAGCTCGTCG
Encoded proteins:
- a CDS encoding TetR/AcrR family transcriptional regulator produces the protein MSVDSVKQPPSGPRAELKRQAIVRAARELFLREGFGVGMDAIAAAAGVSKVTVYNHFGSKEALFTAVITGALDEPLAGESAAALEGLADAEDLRTALVEAARTWVHAVRTNHEVTALRNLVAAEIHRFPELGEAWRHHGTENHHPAVAGALRTLTEQGRLEILDLQVAIIQFYGLLVFPHIVFSSYGTHIDEDLTDRLITSGVDMFLDHYGPRSA
- a CDS encoding MFS transporter; translation: MRGLFGQVRSYERSVQLLMANQFTINFGFYMLMPYLAAHLSGTLGLAGWIVGLVLGVRNFSQQGMFLVGGTLADRIGYKPLIVAGCVLRTLGFATLGLVDSLPALLAASAATGLAGALFNPAVRAYLAADSGERRVEAFALFNVFYQAGILLGPLVGMVLTGVDFRVTCLVAAGIFALLSVVQIRALPARRAEEDQRKGSDGRAGVLAQWRGILANRSFLLLSVAMIGSYVLSFQVYLALPLEVRRLGGDGEFGTAAVAALFAVSGLSTILGQTRVTAWCKARYEPGQALVRGLAAMGLAFVPLLLATAVPVPEAGIGLWLPAAVPPALAALLLALGTMIAYPFEMDTIVRLSGGRLVATHYGLYNTICGIGITVGNLGTGASLDAARAAGVPALPWITLTALGLTCAAALYGLHRTGRLAAPPAAEPLAATA
- a CDS encoding PLP-dependent cysteine synthase family protein, yielding MQSLTKAAVAPGRSALSGLVGNTPLLRVSEPLAPAGRGFWAKLEGFNPGGIKDRPALHMVERARARGDLRPGGRIIESTSGTLGLGLALAGMVYGHPVTLVTDPGLELSMTRLLSAYGAQVNVVSEPHPTGGWQQARRERVQRLLEQHPDSWCPDQYSNPDNVAAYTPLALELAAEMGHIDVLVCSVGTGGHSAGVSRVLRQLYPELTVVGVDTTGSTIFGQPARPRLMRGLGSSIYPRNVAYENFSEVHWVAPAEAVRTCRRLAASHYATGGWSVGAVALVAGWLARTTPADARIVAIFPDGPQRYLGTVYDDDYCAAHGLLDSPPAPEPELIDHLDEKEVTRWTRCTTVVDPLTLQRADEASAAESGTSEEGR